In uncultured Flavobacterium sp., a genomic segment contains:
- a CDS encoding RibD family protein, with the protein MKIKPAYWDLLLNIKETYQSVDASIETLSITYEYNVIKSTDASLSEYLAVICFYPYKEKDAFFEVLYSKAFPKQLKNVFKLYLDYILVNKHSKTPFTCVHVAQTIDGKIATVSKKSKWIGNQENLIHNHRIRALVDAILIGGNTFRIDRPKLDVRHVKGKNPIKAIIANSPLELEDLTPGKTYLFSCKNLSYNHMPPDVEVVNISDGTECIPIKTLLEVLKQNGVHSVLVEGGALTIRRFIEHKMLSRIEFHIAPMLFGSGKNGIELQEIQDLNEAICLNNPKYYNIGNAIMIVSNL; encoded by the coding sequence ATGAAAATTAAGCCTGCCTATTGGGATTTATTATTAAATATAAAAGAAACTTATCAAAGCGTTGATGCATCGATAGAAACGCTAAGTATTACTTATGAATATAATGTCATAAAAAGTACAGATGCATCTTTGTCAGAATATCTGGCAGTCATTTGCTTTTATCCTTATAAAGAAAAAGATGCTTTTTTTGAAGTTTTATATAGTAAGGCTTTTCCAAAACAGCTGAAAAATGTTTTTAAACTGTATTTGGACTATATATTAGTAAACAAACATTCAAAAACACCTTTTACCTGTGTTCACGTAGCACAAACTATTGATGGTAAAATTGCGACCGTGTCCAAAAAATCTAAATGGATTGGCAATCAGGAAAATTTAATTCATAACCACCGAATAAGAGCACTGGTTGACGCAATACTTATTGGCGGTAATACATTTAGGATTGACAGACCGAAGCTGGATGTAAGGCATGTAAAAGGCAAAAACCCTATTAAAGCCATAATTGCAAATTCACCTTTGGAACTTGAAGATTTAACACCGGGCAAAACATATCTTTTTAGCTGCAAAAATTTGTCGTATAATCATATGCCTCCCGATGTAGAAGTAGTTAATATCAGCGATGGGACTGAGTGTATACCTATAAAAACATTATTAGAGGTTTTGAAACAAAATGGTGTACATTCAGTTCTTGTAGAAGGAGGGGCTTTAACAATTAGAAGATTTATTGAACACAAAATGTTGTCAAGAATAGAGTTTCATATTGCCCCAATGTTATTTGGTTCAGGTAAAAACGGAATTGAATTGCAGGAAATTCAGGATTTAAACGAGGCAATATGTTTAAATAATCCAAAGTATTATAATATAGGAAATGCTATAATGATAGTTTCAAATTTATAG
- a CDS encoding glycosyltransferase family 4 protein — protein sequence MIIILTSDICKKISGGTIYNTKLFEFLIAKGHRTAVDVVPDINGYDFRDDVSYIIDGILIDEKLNVTRLRGFKICFLIHLWPSVNGLHINNRLIKAEKLICESFMIFVTGMVSLDYMNNVIQPAAKTCYLIEPGIDSGWKTKDSFNEKPQKIIYLGNFIEGKGHTKLLEIVKKLRHLDFKVDCFGEILSKPYFSELVSEVERCELENITFNDAVPHEHINKLLLEYDLMLHFSDYESYGMGIMEALCAHLPCIITPTGNFKKYQSVGIQGILNSFNVSEMTGAVKDVLNSPAMYLQLVQSVKKGLNMQSWETNFELLLSKTEEL from the coding sequence ATGATTATTATTTTAACATCTGACATTTGTAAAAAAATTAGCGGCGGAACGATTTACAATACGAAGCTTTTTGAATTTTTAATAGCAAAAGGCCACAGGACAGCAGTTGATGTTGTACCAGATATTAATGGATATGATTTTAGAGATGATGTATCCTATATAATTGATGGTATTTTGATTGATGAAAAACTGAATGTAACCAGGTTGAGGGGTTTTAAGATTTGTTTTTTGATCCATCTTTGGCCATCCGTAAATGGTTTGCATATTAATAATAGGCTAATTAAGGCTGAGAAGCTGATTTGTGAGTCGTTTATGATTTTTGTTACGGGAATGGTTTCATTAGATTATATGAATAATGTTATACAGCCTGCAGCCAAAACCTGCTATTTAATAGAACCCGGTATTGATAGTGGTTGGAAGACGAAAGACAGCTTTAATGAGAAACCGCAGAAAATAATTTATTTGGGTAATTTCATTGAAGGCAAGGGACATACTAAACTTTTGGAGATTGTTAAAAAGTTGAGACATTTAGATTTCAAAGTAGATTGTTTCGGCGAAATACTTTCAAAACCTTATTTTTCAGAGCTTGTAAGTGAAGTTGAACGTTGTGAATTAGAGAATATTACTTTTAATGATGCTGTACCGCACGAGCATATAAATAAATTGCTTTTAGAATATGATCTGATGCTGCATTTTTCGGATTATGAAAGTTATGGTATGGGGATTATGGAAGCACTTTGTGCGCATTTGCCTTGTATAATTACACCCACGGGTAATTTTAAAAAATATCAATCTGTTGGCATTCAGGGTATTTTGAATTCGTTTAACGTGAGTGAAATGACAGGTGCTGTAAAAGATGTTCTAAATTCTCCTGCTATGTATTTACAGTTGGTACAATCTGTAAAAAAAGGGTTAAATATGCAAAGTTGGGAGACTAACTTTGAATTGCTTTTAAGTAAAACAGAAGAGTTATGA
- a CDS encoding nucleotidyltransferase family protein: MKDRKKQLISYLNNCPEIIETLSKCNDYGLTDYYLAGGAITQLIWNNILGRPNLEKVKDFDIVYYSDTEDRLLEKLHQTNIKKIVTHNFQLDITNQAYVYEWYPKKFGSVIDKFKRTEDGIETWLPAFAIGVRLSSDKFEIFEPYGLDDAFDMIVRPNKLTMTKDNYAKMTESFKSRWHNIHVLPWE; encoded by the coding sequence ATGAAAGACCGAAAAAAACAACTCATTTCATATTTAAACAATTGCCCGGAAATTATTGAGACATTAAGCAAATGTAATGACTATGGCTTAACAGACTATTATTTAGCAGGCGGAGCAATAACTCAATTGATATGGAATAATATCCTTGGCAGACCTAACCTTGAAAAAGTGAAAGATTTTGATATTGTTTACTACTCTGACACCGAAGATAGATTATTAGAAAAATTACATCAGACGAATATTAAAAAAATAGTAACACATAACTTCCAACTAGACATTACAAACCAAGCATATGTTTACGAATGGTATCCCAAAAAATTTGGAAGCGTTATTGACAAATTTAAAAGAACTGAAGACGGTATTGAAACTTGGTTGCCTGCATTTGCAATTGGAGTAAGGTTGTCGTCAGACAAATTTGAAATTTTTGAACCTTATGGACTTGATGATGCTTTTGATATGATTGTTCGACCTAATAAATTAACGATGACAAAAGACAATTATGCAAAAATGACTGAAAGTTTTAAAAGCAGATGGCACAATATACATGTCTTACCTTGGGAGTAA
- a CDS encoding ankyrin repeat domain-containing protein, which produces MKILNYFKKSEATTEKKTSMNEEKEINLFENDIHSENFLQKVRELKNINKKYQKEFNLLHFACQYNNIQLAKELLERQINIEEKNIYGNTPLWIAVFNSNGNYEIVELLLSYNANPNSVNNVNNTPLKFAITIDDKILIQKLMETTTN; this is translated from the coding sequence ATGAAAATACTCAACTATTTTAAAAAAAGTGAAGCTACAACAGAAAAAAAGACTTCGATGAACGAAGAGAAAGAAATTAACTTGTTTGAAAATGACATTCATAGCGAAAACTTTCTACAAAAAGTGAGAGAACTCAAAAATATAAATAAGAAATATCAAAAAGAATTTAATCTTCTTCATTTTGCTTGTCAATACAATAACATCCAATTAGCAAAAGAATTACTTGAAAGACAAATAAATATTGAAGAAAAGAATATTTATGGAAACACTCCGCTGTGGATAGCAGTTTTTAATTCAAACGGCAACTATGAAATAGTTGAACTTCTTTTATCATACAATGCAAATCCGAACTCGGTAAATAATGTTAACAATACTCCATTAAAATTCGCAATAACAATAGACGATAAGATACTTATTCAAAAACTTATGGAAACAACAACAAATTGA
- a CDS encoding sulfatase-like hydrolase/transferase has translation MIAVTIYLFLNFLLFVPLYFFNKETSTFSPINQIFRQKSLRLAGVAVFARMNKDIFRLNIEFTIVILLLSILKNYINFQYIAVPYQIYYILTLIVFYYHYSIYGIYNTFPAINSDFQLIIEGLKIAWAGYKKQLLLGIGVFLILLVLIIKLNTILLGQIQNTNVIILKILASIIIFIPLRHFFFRRINYIYLQTENHFEHYSGMEIQALSFLISSNIFFSKKAKSEIDLIPQIYNKTKLILSQDQTLKQSPNIYFIALESYGAILYENEAYTQPYIQLLETMHQKIQNDQWHVTSFLSNSPVSGGGSWMAFFSILKGIQIKTDSLYRKLVQLRDQYPVQSIFTVLKKFQYNTFLVSGIGGFENLKVPWKEILEFADVQDIVTHKDLNYIGPLFIFESAPDQYFLNRSIQIMKEKSQGKPLAFFVETLNSHYDFYTPTVLLDQWEDCNTTSLEDYRPTDSNNNNKENYFEAIKYQLKTIENLIVNEPEDTIFVIFGDHQPPMITTDQNSFKTPVHIISKNKDFIELWHQKKFSNNLIIDIEKTPIVHHHELKNLFLECFLQQYSV, from the coding sequence ATGATTGCAGTTACTATTTATTTATTTCTTAATTTTTTGCTATTTGTTCCTTTGTATTTTTTTAATAAAGAAACCTCAACCTTTTCACCTATAAACCAAATATTCAGGCAAAAAAGCTTGCGATTAGCAGGTGTAGCAGTATTTGCACGAATGAATAAAGACATATTTCGACTAAACATAGAGTTCACAATAGTTATACTCTTGCTGTCAATATTGAAAAATTATATTAATTTTCAATACATAGCTGTTCCATATCAAATATATTATATACTTACCTTAATTGTATTTTACTATCACTACAGCATTTATGGCATTTACAATACTTTTCCTGCTATTAATTCTGATTTTCAGCTAATTATAGAAGGTTTAAAAATTGCATGGGCTGGCTATAAAAAGCAATTATTACTTGGTATTGGTGTTTTTTTAATTTTATTAGTTCTTATCATTAAGTTAAACACCATATTGCTTGGACAAATTCAAAATACGAATGTCATAATATTAAAGATACTCGCATCAATTATTATATTCATACCACTTAGACACTTTTTTTTTCGGCGTATAAACTATATTTATCTTCAGACAGAAAACCATTTTGAACATTATTCAGGCATGGAAATTCAGGCTCTTTCATTTTTAATCAGTTCGAATATCTTTTTTAGTAAAAAAGCAAAGAGCGAGATAGATTTAATACCTCAGATTTATAACAAAACTAAGCTTATATTATCACAAGATCAAACGTTAAAGCAAAGCCCTAACATCTATTTTATAGCCTTGGAATCCTACGGAGCCATTTTATACGAAAACGAAGCATATACCCAGCCGTACATTCAACTATTGGAAACCATGCACCAAAAAATTCAAAATGACCAATGGCATGTGACAAGTTTTTTATCAAATTCACCCGTAAGCGGCGGCGGCTCATGGATGGCATTTTTTTCTATTCTCAAAGGCATACAAATAAAAACAGATTCCCTTTACCGTAAATTAGTCCAGCTAAGGGATCAATATCCTGTGCAATCCATTTTCACCGTATTAAAAAAATTTCAGTATAACACCTTCTTGGTTTCAGGAATTGGAGGGTTTGAAAATTTAAAAGTACCATGGAAAGAAATTTTAGAATTTGCAGATGTACAAGATATCGTTACCCACAAAGATCTCAATTATATAGGTCCGTTATTTATTTTTGAGTCAGCACCAGATCAGTACTTTCTTAATCGGTCAATTCAAATCATGAAAGAAAAGAGTCAGGGTAAGCCACTCGCCTTTTTTGTAGAAACGCTCAATTCTCATTACGATTTTTATACCCCCACCGTACTTTTGGATCAATGGGAAGACTGTAATACTACCTCTTTAGAGGATTACAGACCAACAGATTCAAATAACAATAACAAAGAGAATTACTTTGAAGCCATTAAATATCAATTAAAGACCATTGAAAACTTAATTGTAAACGAGCCGGAAGATACTATTTTTGTCATTTTCGGAGATCACCAGCCACCAATGATAACAACTGATCAAAACTCGTTCAAAACCCCTGTACATATCATTTCAAAGAACAAAGATTTTATTGAATTATGGCATCAAAAAAAATTTTCAAATAATCTCATCATAGATATTGAAAAAACACCAATCGTCCATCATCATGAATTAAAAAACTTATTTCTAGAATGCTTTTTACAGCAATATTCAGTCTAA
- a CDS encoding CDP-alcohol phosphatidyltransferase family protein: MKRKEFTVDWLFYHSVFILIGLFIDLVNRSVFFCPIAGAFVFLIFLIKNWSGFTEKKYWGGVPNVVTLFRLMLLFTAPFIMNDRFNIAVLGTAFVMLDGVDGFLARRLDQITHFGGMLDMEADAFFCLMFSLLIGSEYPEMQWVLIAGCMRYFYKIITTVWNRKAFAETKQKYARFFAGCYFVSLVLFFYVDFSFGKYIVAIGNGLVLFSFLISFFHFFKKGNA; the protein is encoded by the coding sequence ATGAAAAGAAAAGAATTTACGGTCGATTGGTTATTTTATCACTCGGTTTTTATTTTGATCGGGTTGTTTATTGATTTGGTCAATAGAAGCGTATTTTTTTGTCCTATTGCAGGCGCTTTTGTTTTTTTGATCTTTCTGATTAAAAATTGGTCCGGATTTACAGAAAAGAAATACTGGGGCGGTGTACCAAATGTGGTAACATTATTTCGGCTGATGCTGCTTTTTACGGCACCATTTATCATGAATGATCGTTTCAATATAGCTGTTTTGGGTACCGCATTTGTAATGTTGGATGGTGTTGATGGTTTTTTGGCAAGACGACTTGATCAGATTACGCATTTTGGAGGAATGCTTGATATGGAAGCTGATGCTTTTTTCTGTTTGATGTTTTCGTTGTTGATCGGATCTGAATATCCGGAAATGCAATGGGTTTTGATTGCGGGATGTATGCGGTATTTTTATAAAATTATTACGACGGTATGGAATAGAAAAGCTTTTGCAGAGACAAAACAGAAGTATGCTCGTTTTTTTGCAGGTTGTTATTTTGTTAGTTTGGTGCTATTTTTTTATGTTGATTTTTCATTTGGAAAATATATTGTAGCGATTGGTAATGGGCTCGTTCTGTTTTCATTTTTGATTTCGTTTTTCCATTTTTTCAAAAAAGGAAACGCATGA
- a CDS encoding class I SAM-dependent methyltransferase — protein sequence MNKPTDITQLYNALFQIEAKLKSAGEYPIHKRLDFGGMFNDIYEFLISKIDIKSKYILDAGCGVGFGSLLFAKNNAAKVTGISVSDLEIESANRNKNKYHLDNVDFKVSNFENTESCNYDLIFCVESLKHSLDFDKDFNALLSGLKTNGKLIIVDDFFEGKITTAACEDFMSDWNLNFLFALSHFSDMPHNFTLELEDLTHFMPKKSLFKINMQLLFFKLFRRKSMFKKLFKGGLLLDKLYAKKAMKYQLIIITKQE from the coding sequence TTGAATAAACCAACCGACATAACGCAATTATATAACGCTCTTTTTCAAATTGAAGCTAAACTAAAATCTGCTGGTGAATACCCGATTCATAAGCGGTTAGACTTTGGGGGAATGTTTAATGATATTTATGAATTTTTGATTTCAAAAATCGATATAAAAAGTAAATATATCTTAGATGCAGGCTGTGGTGTGGGCTTTGGCAGCTTACTTTTTGCAAAAAACAATGCCGCAAAAGTTACCGGAATCAGCGTTAGCGATTTAGAAATAGAAAGTGCTAATCGCAATAAAAATAAATATCATTTAGATAATGTTGATTTTAAAGTTAGCAATTTTGAAAATACTGAATCTTGTAATTACGATTTAATTTTTTGTGTAGAATCACTCAAACATTCCTTAGACTTTGATAAGGATTTTAATGCATTATTAAGTGGTTTAAAGACGAATGGTAAGCTAATTATTGTTGATGATTTTTTTGAAGGCAAAATTACAACAGCAGCATGTGAGGATTTTATGTCTGATTGGAATTTAAATTTTTTATTTGCATTGTCGCATTTCTCTGATATGCCGCATAATTTTACACTAGAACTTGAGGATTTGACCCATTTTATGCCTAAAAAATCTTTATTTAAAATTAACATGCAGCTTCTGTTTTTTAAATTATTTAGGCGTAAGTCAATGTTTAAAAAGCTTTTTAAAGGTGGATTGTTACTTGATAAATTGTATGCTAAAAAGGCAATGAAATATCAATTAATTATTATAACAAAGCAAGAATGA
- the ribA gene encoding GTP cyclohydrolase II, translating to MTLKNQVETQLPTDWGIFKIMAYSEDADDWMPHIVLVHEKTDFKKPVAVRLHSECLTGDIFHSLKCECGKQLHVAMDYFSSNGGILIYLRHEGRNIGIINKLKAYKLQEEGKDTVEANLALGLSADGRAFDEAIAILEDLDVKSIVLLTNNPEKMKAFKDSNVVLVDCIPIEIESTKESEGYLRTKKDFFKHFLNLDPV from the coding sequence ATGACTTTAAAGAATCAAGTTGAGACGCAGCTGCCTACTGATTGGGGAATTTTTAAGATTATGGCGTATTCTGAGGATGCAGATGATTGGATGCCGCATATTGTTTTAGTACATGAAAAGACTGATTTTAAAAAACCGGTTGCAGTTCGTTTACACTCGGAATGTTTAACGGGAGATATTTTTCATTCTTTAAAATGTGAATGTGGTAAACAGCTGCATGTTGCTATGGATTATTTTAGCAGCAATGGTGGTATTTTAATTTATTTGCGTCACGAAGGTCGTAATATTGGAATTATTAATAAGCTTAAAGCATATAAACTTCAGGAGGAAGGTAAGGATACAGTAGAAGCTAATCTGGCACTTGGATTATCAGCTGATGGACGCGCCTTTGATGAAGCCATAGCTATTTTGGAAGATTTGGATGTTAAATCTATTGTGCTTTTGACAAATAATCCTGAAAAAATGAAGGCTTTCAAGGATTCCAATGTGGTATTAGTAGATTGCATTCCCATTGAGATTGAATCAACAAAAGAAAGTGAAGGTTACCTGCGTACAAAAAAAGATTTTTTTAAACATTTTCTGAATTTAGATCCTGTTTAA
- a CDS encoding tetratricopeptide repeat protein produces the protein MKKLLPLLLIMISCSTWSQTAEIYFNKAFNKAATGNYKSAISDYTKAINMSPKFVEAYQNRGVAKYQLNDLKGAMTDFSKTIELDNMNADAFTGRANVNFKLSKFHEAIQDCTSSLGLNPRDYVAYNLRGLAYNKIGDKKNSCKDFSKAIELGSQSAIKNKVTFCK, from the coding sequence ATGAAAAAATTATTACCCCTATTACTTATTATGATCAGTTGCTCAACCTGGTCACAAACCGCAGAAATTTATTTTAACAAAGCTTTTAACAAAGCTGCAACCGGAAATTACAAAAGCGCTATTAGCGATTACACAAAAGCCATTAACATGAGCCCTAAATTTGTCGAGGCTTATCAAAATCGCGGTGTTGCAAAATACCAATTGAATGACTTAAAAGGCGCAATGACCGACTTTAGCAAAACAATCGAACTTGACAATATGAATGCCGATGCTTTTACGGGCCGTGCAAACGTAAACTTCAAACTGTCAAAATTTCACGAAGCTATTCAAGACTGTACTTCTTCACTTGGTTTAAACCCAAGAGATTATGTTGCTTACAATTTACGAGGTTTAGCTTACAATAAAATCGGAGACAAAAAGAATTCCTGTAAAGACTTTTCAAAAGCAATCGAGCTGGGAAGCCAAAGTGCTATCAAAAACAAAGTAACTTTTTGTAAATAA
- a CDS encoding ion channel, whose amino-acid sequence MALLKKINYNVQTDKNSGFGTNAGSYGGRFVNKNGTPNIEKRGMHLLHRISWYHTMIDMPNWKFMLILFTFYIAINFVFAVIYYAIGIEHLDGIAQSQSVLTQFGQAYFFSAQTFTTVGYGHISPTGFFTSALSAAEALIGLLSFAIATGLFFGRFSKPTAFLKFSHHALISPYGKDKGLMIRVVPFKNTNFTDAKAKVTLGLSFEENGEKTNKFYNLELELDRINALSLSWTLVHPITENSPLYNFTEEDFKNTHGEILVFITTFDDMFSNTVAARTSYTFNEVIYGAKFETMYNRSKDNSKTILHLDKLNNYEKINL is encoded by the coding sequence ATGGCACTTTTAAAAAAAATAAACTACAACGTACAGACCGATAAAAATTCAGGATTTGGAACCAATGCCGGAAGCTACGGAGGAAGATTTGTAAACAAAAACGGAACTCCAAATATCGAAAAAAGAGGCATGCACCTACTCCATCGCATTAGCTGGTATCACACCATGATCGACATGCCAAACTGGAAATTCATGCTTATTTTGTTTACCTTTTACATCGCTATTAACTTTGTTTTTGCCGTTATCTATTACGCCATAGGAATTGAGCATCTTGACGGAATCGCACAATCACAAAGTGTATTGACACAATTTGGACAAGCTTATTTCTTTAGTGCACAAACTTTCACCACCGTTGGTTACGGACATATTAGCCCAACCGGATTTTTTACCAGTGCACTTTCTGCAGCCGAAGCTTTAATTGGTTTATTAAGCTTTGCCATTGCAACTGGTTTATTCTTTGGAAGATTCAGCAAACCAACAGCATTTCTAAAATTCTCACATCATGCTTTGATTTCTCCTTACGGAAAAGACAAAGGATTAATGATTCGCGTTGTTCCTTTTAAAAACACCAATTTTACAGATGCTAAAGCAAAAGTCACTTTAGGATTGAGTTTCGAAGAAAATGGCGAAAAAACAAATAAATTCTACAATCTCGAATTAGAACTAGATCGAATAAATGCCCTTTCGTTAAGCTGGACATTAGTACATCCTATAACAGAAAATAGTCCGTTATATAATTTTACCGAAGAAGATTTCAAAAACACACATGGCGAAATATTAGTTTTCATCACCACTTTTGATGACATGTTTAGTAACACCGTTGCCGCAAGAACCTCTTATACATTTAATGAAGTAATATACGGAGCAAAATTCGAAACCATGTACAACCGAAGTAAAGATAATTCTAAAACAATCCTGCATTTAGACAAACTAAATAATTATGAGAAGATAAACCTCTAA
- a CDS encoding 6-carboxytetrahydropterin synthase: MYFVKIRESMMIAHSLKHPFFGPAQNVHGATFVVDVTFKTTNLDKHNVVIDIGLAHKVVKDILSKLDYQNLDDLDIFKGKLTTTEFIARYVYDEVSLKVKSYFEGKIGVSIKENPNAWAGFEEN, encoded by the coding sequence ATGTATTTTGTAAAAATTAGAGAAAGCATGATGATTGCCCACTCCTTAAAACATCCTTTTTTTGGACCGGCGCAAAATGTACATGGAGCAACGTTTGTAGTAGACGTAACATTTAAAACCACAAACCTTGATAAACATAATGTTGTTATTGATATTGGTTTGGCGCATAAAGTAGTAAAAGACATATTGTCAAAACTTGATTATCAAAATTTAGACGATTTGGATATTTTTAAAGGTAAACTCACCACCACAGAGTTTATAGCCCGATATGTCTATGACGAAGTAAGTTTAAAAGTGAAATCTTATTTTGAAGGTAAAATCGGCGTTTCAATAAAAGAAAATCCCAATGCCTGGGCTGGTTTTGAAGAGAATTAA
- a CDS encoding class I SAM-dependent methyltransferase → MIDNQQQTIKTWFDKTYLTRGEMYLRPKEAYYIFAELLRIKPDAKLLDVACGLGRMLEIGLDYKAECSGIDISSVAVEKAKLKLPEAVIIEANAEALPFDDKMFDFVTCLGSLERMLDKDKVLQDIKRVTTADSRICFMVRNSNSWRWLFTKKLFFAVNKKGHQDAKNYQQWKTLFEQQELEVISCIPDQWPIMRILQILTFGKFNGYKNKQNSFTPLQYANEFIFILKKN, encoded by the coding sequence ATGATTGATAATCAGCAGCAAACGATTAAAACTTGGTTTGATAAAACGTATTTGACAAGAGGTGAAATGTATCTTCGGCCGAAAGAGGCGTATTATATTTTTGCTGAACTGCTTCGAATTAAACCTGATGCAAAATTGCTAGATGTTGCTTGCGGATTGGGCAGAATGCTAGAAATAGGGTTAGATTATAAAGCGGAATGCAGCGGTATTGATATTTCTAGTGTGGCTGTAGAAAAAGCAAAATTGAAACTGCCAGAAGCTGTAATTATAGAAGCTAATGCCGAAGCGCTGCCTTTTGATGATAAAATGTTTGATTTTGTTACCTGTCTGGGATCTTTAGAACGGATGCTTGATAAAGATAAAGTGCTGCAAGATATTAAAAGAGTTACAACTGCTGATTCCAGAATTTGCTTCATGGTAAGGAATTCTAATTCCTGGCGCTGGTTGTTTACTAAAAAACTTTTTTTTGCAGTTAATAAAAAAGGACATCAGGACGCAAAAAATTATCAGCAATGGAAAACTTTATTTGAGCAGCAGGAGCTTGAAGTTATAAGTTGTATTCCGGATCAATGGCCAATAATGCGCATATTACAGATTTTGACTTTTGGTAAATTTAATGGTTACAAAAACAAACAAAACAGTTTTACACCATTACAATATGCTAATGAATTTATTTTCATCTTGAAGAAGAATTAA
- a CDS encoding methyltransferase — translation MIIFAFVFGYLSLLIELIFFHVPSVANTQNFFKKNNNYAIDESEYIAKIYKWPMWKKIMILAVPFFFINVYFLLPFLYFFPNLHESKWLVFETNTWLIFIGTLCVITGRLITFGSMLYMRKENKQIQNSFKLHVKGIFNYSRNPGLDGMFLFFTGFGILFPSFLIWGGLILYFFYMRFRVKIEEEFLKKLFKEEYLDYIIKTKRFLLF, via the coding sequence ATGATAATTTTTGCATTTGTGTTTGGGTATCTTAGTTTACTTATTGAATTGATATTTTTTCATGTGCCAAGTGTAGCAAATACACAGAATTTTTTCAAAAAAAACAATAATTATGCGATTGATGAAAGTGAATATATTGCTAAAATCTATAAATGGCCGATGTGGAAAAAAATTATGATTTTGGCAGTGCCATTCTTTTTTATAAATGTTTATTTTTTACTGCCCTTTTTATATTTTTTTCCGAATCTTCATGAAAGCAAATGGCTGGTTTTTGAAACCAATACTTGGTTAATTTTTATCGGAACACTTTGTGTGATTACAGGCAGATTAATAACATTTGGCTCTATGTTATATATGCGAAAAGAAAATAAACAAATACAAAATAGTTTTAAACTGCATGTAAAAGGTATTTTTAATTATTCCCGAAATCCGGGATTAGATGGTATGTTTTTGTTTTTTACCGGATTTGGCATTTTGTTTCCAAGTTTTTTAATTTGGGGAGGATTGATATTATATTTCTTTTATATGCGATTTAGAGTGAAAATTGAAGAGGAATTTCTGAAAAAATTATTCAAGGAAGAATATTTGGATTATATTATTAAAACGAAGCGTTTTTTATTATTTTAA